One Echeneis naucrates chromosome 16, fEcheNa1.1, whole genome shotgun sequence genomic window, CCCGGTCTTTGTCTTTCGGcttgtctttctccttcttcttcatcttagTTTTGAGCTCcttcttcagctttttcttcACATCAACTGATGCCACaatcttgtttttctcctcaaacaCCTTGAGCAGAGGTTCAGGAGTAGGTGGTGAGGCTGATCCTGACGACACATATTCTCCTTGGTTCGGCTGGGGTGCGGACGGACCCCCCTGATTGACCTTTCTGATCACCTCATTGATTGAATCATCCATAGTCCAGTTTCCTAGGCCTGGATGTGCCTGGAGGTGAAGTGGCGTAGATGTGTCCTTTATAGAGTTGCTGACGCCAATCGGGACTTTAGGAGTAGATGGCTCCATAATAGTCAGTCTCCTGGGGCTAGAGAATCCATTGCTATCTGAATCAGAGCCAGATGAGAAAGCAAAAGGATCAGGCTCGCGCTCAGCACATGCTCTGGCGATCACAGCATCAATGGAATCATCGATAGCTGTATTATCAGGCTCGAGTTTCTTGAAGGGACCCTCTGCTAACTCCCTCTCCTCAATATTCTGACGCATATGGATGTTCTCTTTGCCCATCCTCTCACTGAGTGCAGACAGTGGTAGCTTGTGCAcattctctgtctttgttggCGGTTGAGATGTTTTGACTGAGCTCATCTTTGGGCTCTTGGGGCTTTTGGGACTCTTTGTCCTGCCTGGGGATTTCTTACTTTCCTTAGACGGTTTTGGAGACTGGATGGGACTGCCACCCACTGGAAGTGGAATGACCCCTTTAGGGGACTTAGTCCGTTGTCTGCCAGGGGAGGAGACCTTAGGCTTTCTTCCTGGAGTGGTGAGGCCCTTTTGATCAGAGTGTTTTGGTACTACTGGCTGAGGTCTGAAGGAAGGCAGGTCTCCAGAAGGTGTTTCAGGTGACAGGGGGTCAAGGCTATCGTGAGAAGGCAGCATGCCCGGGGGAACGCGTTGCGGGTTGAGAGAAGTAAGGGGTTCCCGGGGCTCAACCCCCCATTCTGGACTGAGGCCAGGGCACATGCGCGGCCTCTTGAAGGTAGGCATTATACCGACGGCTGCATCAGGGCTGTCTAAGTGCCTCTTCAGTGGGTGGTTCTCATCATTCACCGTCTCATCTTCTTcaatttcttcttcatcctcttccagTGGCACCTGCATAGCTTCAGCTGAGGTGCCCATGTCAGCAaggacctcctcctcctcctcttctagagaagaaaaggacaaaaacacacagtttaacaCTGTTTTAATTCAGTCTCTCTGAAATTACATAAACACAGCACCTCCTTCGGCATATTTCCAGGTTATTATAGTATCTATACTTATAAGTCCAAACCCaaatatatgtttgtgtatgttcaATTGCTGAATCATGAGGCAAGCATATTttggacaaacacacatcaatctTAGTTTGGTGCAAAAAGTACTGCCAACCTGGATGGATACTTGTATTTTCTGTATAATTTATAGTTAAGCTGCAAACTTGTTGACCATTCTAAAAAACttatggaaaacaaaaatatgcacacacatttatatgtgtgtttacatgtgtgttgCCATTTATGTGCTGACCTTCTTGTAAGGAGACCAATGGTGGCATGTAATCTGGAATGTAGTCCTTCCTCTCCTCAGCATCTCTGGCTCCAGGCTGGGGGAATTGGAGGACATTGTTTTTGCCAACAGGAAAGAGCGGCGTCTGATGGGCAAAGGCCACGGGCTCCAGGTTGTGAACATAATCCTCCATTTCATTTAGACTCACACCCAGGAGCCTGAAAGCCTGGCTGACATCCTCCAGGACTGGGTCCGTTCGTCCATCTGAAATGTAGCATCAAAAAAGGCTGTTAAACCTTAGACTACcctctgtgtgcgtctccatCACTAGAGAAATGTGTGTTCTTGAGTTGACGATAACCTGGGGGAAAGGTGTGACTACAGTCTAGTGCTTTGGCTGCACATACATGGAAGTGCCCTGAGTGATGTTGACATTCACACTAACGCAATGCTCAACAGGTTTCACAATGATAGGGACAAATTTACACATAATGCAACGCTCTGCCAACTAACTCATGTGAAATCAGCTACTCACTCGGCGTTGGCCAGAACTGGAAGGCATCGTAGccacagcaaaacaacacatgGGAGCAGTTTAGCAGTGTAGCTACTGTACTTTTTGACACATCAACCTTTGCTAGGGGGCGCCAGCTCCGGATCCCGTCAACAACAACGACTACTTCGGGCTTATGGTTAAAAAGTAATCGGAGTGATAAATGAAGCACTTACAGAGCTCAGAGTACCGATGGCAGACCCTGGCCAGCTGCTGAATATATCGATGCAGCACATCGGACAGCAGGTCGCACGCAGTGAGCTGAACCGCATCCCAGCCCAGAGCCTGGCAGATCTGCGCCACCGACACACGCAGCAGCGAGCGGGCATAGCTCTCGCACATCTCGCTGACTTAGTTACGGTACTAATCCCGGTCAATTCCTCTTCCAAAACATGTTCCTGGTCTTCATGTTTCACCAAACCCGCGGGGCTTTAGAAAACCCGCTCCCGCGGTTAATTTTGGACATCTACTTCAGTAAATATATTGGCGCTTTTGCCAGAGTCGCCATCTTGATTCCCTCGATAGACCCATCCCCGAAATCTCGATTGCGCATGCGCCGAGGTCAGCGGCGGCCTACAGGGCTGTGCTGCGTTCAGGAGCCTCATCGGCGCCCGGAGATGTGCAGGAAAACGGACGGGCCTCTAAATGTCGCCGCATGCGCTGCATGCTGCGCTGGTAGATCTGTTGGACCGCCAAAATGTCCGCTTCAGTTACAAGACAAGCCCAACGATCCGGATCCCAAACACGTGATTTCTTTTTGGAAACAAATCTTAACGTAACCCCATTTCACTCCGCAACAGCTGAGTCACGTCGAAAGTGGAGGGAAGCCGAGGTCAACGATTGTAGACGACCGGACTCATCTTCCATGATGGCTCCACAAACCAACCACTGAGCAACAAGTGACAACTGACCAATCCCTGGAGTCACCTCATCACTATAACTTATTTAATCTTCTAGGTAGAAACCATCACTTCAGAAGGACCACATTTCAACTggcaaatataaatatttctttcgtttttttcccccttaattTGTATATAATGGCTAATTCACATTTCTTACACATTGGACCCTggacaaattaacaaaaaacgaaacaatACATGCATACAAAAGAATCTTGTCAGTTGCATTGATGATGAAAACAGTTATGATTAGCCGTACTCATTGGACAAAGTGTTCTGATGGCTGTGTGGATTTAATTAGTCCAAAGCAATTTGTGCAACTCTTTCCAACAAATATTTTCCCACTGGATGCCTCTGCAAGGCCAGTGCCACGAGATGGCGCATGAGCGCTAATTACGGATATTCTAAATCTGCTACTGATCAACTTCtgctgacagaaacagagtAAACCTGGGCCACACCTCACCACTAGATCATTATGAGACAGAACATGCACAAGGTCTAGGTTTTATGATTTAACCCAGAATACTGGCCTATTcatttgactgaaaataactCTATACAAGGTTATGCATTGTCATTATGCTGTGTCAttgcttttttaatatttatcaaaaGGATTATTGTTGTGTGCCTGATAATCATTTTGTATAATAACATAGAAGTATATGAAACGAGGCCATCAGTATTcaatgacattttacatttttctgcctgAATAAGTTATGCATGACTACAAATGTACATAATTTACAATTTACTGTCTAACAAAGAAAACTCAAACTGAAAGCTGCAGTCAATAAAGAGTATGTCTCGATGTCTCTTCATCTTCTCATTTCCAAGGTGCAAAGTGTGTGGGAAAGTTGATTGGTTGCTCCATGTTTTAAATACTCATTCACGTTTGTCACAGCCTGTTGATTAGACATAAGTTAATTAGTATTGCAATGTAAGTGGCATTTGATGAATCAAGCTTAGGTTGTTGTAGTATCAAATTCAAACAATAAAGGGATCACAGACAATCACTGATTGCcatcatttataaaaaaaaattcaaatatgtAGTAAAGTTGAATAACTTTGAATAACTAACCCCTGAAAAACAGGGTTAATGAAGTTAATCATTTTCTATCTATGGATctacatttcttctttttaattttaataagatTACAATActatgcagaggtgtacttgTAATGGTTTTATAGACAAACACAGCGACGCTACTTTTTTAGGAAGTTGAAACATGCTGGACTTGGGAGCTCAGTCCTGACCTCATTCTACTGATATGCTGTGCAGAGCTCCTACGTCACAGTGTGGCATGACAGTGcggctgctctgctgcagagaaaaaggccCTGCACAGGGTGGTGAAAGCTGCACAAAAAATTTTGGGTAGCAGCCTAACCACCCACCACCACAGACACGCAGCCAAATGCAGGAAGAGAGCCTCCAACATCATGAAGGACCTCCCCTCCCTTCAGgccagaggtggaggagcatCAGAAGCAGAACCACCAGACTCAACAACAGCTTTTATCCACAAGCTATTAAGCTGCTGAACTCTGTTGGTCTGCtttaaacactcacacacacacatccctgtCTAACAGTTTCATATCCTGTCTGTGCATGCATAAGTTATGACAATAAAACTATAGTATTACTAGTAAAGTAATACTATACaataacttgtgtgtgtgtgtgtgtgggtgggggggaaTTCTCTATACCACTGGTATGGTGAAACCAAGATTTTGAAGCATTTCCTGCAGATAAACTTGTTAGTGTTTTCCAagtataatttatatttatatttccagTTTATTGGTCATCTGATATCAAATTTTACAGTGTTGTGGGTGTTGCACCTATAAGGATGCTATTGGACCAAAATATTGTAAGACAGCTCTTTATTTGGAGTTGTGTTGCACAGAATTATGCCTacaaaattaagcattttcagcattttgaacTAATGTTAGGGGTTGAGAGTcatatgcaactttattagtGTATAGTacaaattttaaatatgaaacagcATTTAGCTTTGTAATAAGGTCTGAATAGAGTACAGTaactgttttatatatatatatatcgatatatatataaaagaatgTTTGAAGTTTTTGACCCTAAAAACATCAAAGACAAACACTAGTAAGGATTGTGCTGCAGCTTTATAAAGTCAATCTTATCAGTAAACGCAAAATTATTACcacataaaaatcacattatttagcaaaatgacaatataatttacagaaaaaacacaaaactaaatgaaCACAGTATGTACAGCAAACCTGCCGGTATGTAGGCAGTAATTGTCACTCTATTCATTAACTGAATAACTGAGTTTACAAAGTAAGAgaataaattatgaaattaagGAGAGTACATTTGTAGTCCGTTTGAAATAACCTAAACTGGTGAAGTatagatttttcctttttgtgttcTTGAGGTCACATGCATCTGACATTTTCAGGTCAGACAAAATCTTTCATTGATAGAATTTGTCAGGAAAGAGTCCATTGTCATTGTTAAAATTCCATTTCTCCCAAATGTACCATTGGCCGTTGTATctgtcaaaacaagaaaacatatATAGAACATTAAGATAACAGAAAAAAGGGTTCACTCTAACATCAGGTGATTTTATTATGTGCTGTGTTTTAACATGGTCAGTTTTGTGGCACTGAAACATGGAAAAACTGATCAAACCTAATTAGAGTGTGTCACATCACTCACTCGGTGCCAAAgtaaatgtgttcatgtgttaGGATCTCACCAGTTATAAAAATAGGGTAGCGGGCAGATATATTCTGAACTTGCAGGCGGATCAAACATGTGAGATAGTCAGGTTGATCTCTTGACATGAGGTCACACTCGTGGTAAGGCAAGACCTCCAGTATTCCAGTTTCTTGACAAGAGTTCAAGACTTGCTTCTTCTCTTTGACCTCTTCACTAACCCTACACATGGGAGAAGAAAAGCAATACTAAGTATTCAGTACACCAGCTTTGACATagtgcaccaaaaaaaaaaaaaaacagtttgttaaATTATGGCTGTCTGCAAATCTACAAATGTATACAGGGCATTTGGAAAAATACAGTGGCTGACGGCAGATGGTCAATTAAAGATGCAATGGGAAAATTTCTGCATAATAATTCACAGGTATTCGTATACACAAGTCAAACTTAAAAATTGGGCATATGAATGAGTACTTATGCAAATGAAACAACCAAGCCAACATTTACCTTTGTTTACTTCTCTTTTCTGGAAAAAGTGATCAGAAATATTACAAACTGTAGCGTGAATCACTGCCAGATTTACTCCAGCTGTGCTTATAAAGGGACAAAGCTCTCCGTTCGATGGGTGTCAGTAGTACAAGCACAATGAATATTGCTCTCATTCACCAGCAGGGTTGAAGTTTGATCTTGTGGAATGATTAAATCACAGTATCTTTTGGTACTCTATCTGTAATGATTACCAAACAATATGAAGTAAACATTCtgactatttatttatttacttaaatgttctacatgttttatttatagttttgtcaattttcttccttttagCTTCTTGGTTTGTCTTAAATCTAATCAATATTTGCTACTTCTAGGCGCCAGAGTTCTTCTTGTACTTTTACTTTGGTTATTCGTTCTTGATTCATTTACTGCAACATGTTCTTCTCAGTGTAATTATGTGGTTTTGCTTattgaaaattaataaaatactgACATTTCATAAAAACTTATCTGGAAGTAGACGCCTACcttgatttttcttttagtcGCCGACTGTTTCTGTAGTGTAGCATCCATTTCCACTTCCCTGTTCTTCTTAATTCTCGCAAGACTTCTGCAAATTTTCTCATGTCACctaggaagaaagagagaaagaaagaaacagatgtAATCAAACTTGGTTGAATTATAATAATCACATAGCAAAATCTGTCAACAAAACGTCTGCAGTCTACATACAGATACTAAGGGTCTCCAGTACTGCCATGTCAAGCATTACAAAGCCTCCCTGCACAAACAGCTCCTGGTAGGTGAGATTCACAACATCATCTGGTTCATCGATGCCAGCAAACTGCACACCCGGTGACTTCTTCAGTTCAAGCAAATGTGGGACCTGAAGTAACAGAGAGCAAGGCATCAATTTATGAGTGGCCATTGCAGTGCGTGTGTGCACGCGTGCCcatatgtatataaatacatgtatatgtgtgtgagtgtatattttataaaaattttttttacagttcctgattttttttacctcacaaATGTGCTCTGCAATGTCTTCATTCCTGAGGATGATGAGTAGGGATGCAGAACTATCCTCACTGAGGAAAAACTCAGATGGCTGTACGGCAGTATGGCCCTCTGCTTCTAAATGTgccttttgaaaataaaaaccaaaatagcAATTTTGCACTAGTAAGTTTCATTGTTTCGATGAAAGAAGGGGAAAGAAACTTGTctgtatttgttcattttgaagtCAAAGCTGAGAAGTCCTATTCAGCAGTGGCAATTGAAAATTTGCTCCTTCCACTTTGCAATGCACATATCATATTGCATACTGTCTGTGAGCTAGTTGcttaatgtaataaataaacttGTCTGAAGACCTGCTGAGTGACTTCACTTCAAGGCTATATCCCGACCCGTGGGCAAACAGGTCATGTCAAAATGCCGGACGTTATATGAACAGTTCCTCTTGCCTGATGTTAAGCGATACTTAAGAGATAAACCTTACAAATGTCACTAAGCTGCGGTATTTATCTGTAATCTGGGCACATCCTTCCACTGGTCCATATGACAGGGATGTATAGGAAAAGATAAAAGTTTGCAAGACAGACACTGCAACACCAAAATACAGAATATAGACTGAAATTACAGCAGAAGTTTAAAACTTGTTTTACCTTGGTTTCCTCAAACAGTTCATCATCTGATGTCACCAATATGTAGAATTTGTTCTTTGTCTTGCAGGATTTCTTCACAACTGAGTTCAGACAACTGCGGAAGCTCTCGtccatctctctcttcattttatAACAGAAGTCAAAATGGCTACTTGGCTCAGGCTTTGTGTAACTTGTATCCATTGTGAAGTTCGTCGGTCTGGATTGAACCTTCTGGACAGCAcaaatgtcattcattttttcttcatataaCCTCACACATTCTGCAGTCACATCAGACACTCCAGCATGTTCCTTCAGAGTCCTTCCTTGTGCTGGAGATGATTTTTGAAGATGCAAAGTCCTTTCTTCTGTTGAGTCTGCCATGCTCTTCCTGTCAGACACATCTACCTTGAACTTTTGTCCATCGAGTAACGGAGTGTCCAGGAACTCCCCTGAGTCCTCCTGCTCTTCTAGACTGGAAAAGCACACAGTCACAGGACTGGTGCAGGACAAACTTGATTTGTCCTGTGAGTCCTTGTGGTAGACATCTTCTCTCTTATTCCTTTTCAGAAGCTGTTTCATTTGCTCTGAGAAGATGAGAGTCTCCTTTTCCAATGAAACCTGAGTGATATCATCTTGAAGGCACTGCTGAGAAACCTGGTCTAGAAAAAAATGCGATCTCTTCCGATTGGTGTTGAAGATTGTACACACAAGCGAGCTTTGAGGTCCCAGGTCACCAATTACAGCACTGTCTTTGTGTTCAACAAATGAAGAAGATGCTTCTGAGCACGCTGTCGGATCAACCTCTCTGTTCTCTTCAGTTGTTATCTCAACTTTTTCAAGCAAACTACATGACAAGGAGCCTTGGTGTCCATCACTTTTTACTGATTCAAAAGACTCTGTGGACAGAGATGATGGTGAAATCTTGGTGTCCTTTATTTGGTCTTGATTAGCAGGATCTAAAAATGCCAATTTCGCTCTTTCTGAGTTGGATTTGGTTTCAACTACATTTGACAAACAACTCTCTCTGGACTCTTGTCTATCATCAATTAGTCCGGAGGAGAAATGTTCTGTCTTGTTTGCTGTGGTAGTGGGAGTGGCAGTTACGGCTACTGAGGTTTCAGTTTGGTCGCTTTTAGCAGAGTATTGTATTTTTCCATCTTTAGAGTTGCAGTGTACCTGACATTCATCACTTTTAGAAGGTTTTACAGCCATGACAGGACGCTGACTGTGTGAGCGGAGTTCGAGATTTAAATTTGACTGTTGTGCTGTTTTATGCCTGCCTTGATTAATATTAGATGTAAAGGTGTGCAAACCCTCTGAGGGGACAGATGTATAGGAATGACAATAATCTTGTCCTACAGAGGTTTCCTTCTTTTGGTCTCCTCTCTCAAAATTATGTGGCAGAAGTGGTGAgtctgttttcttcagctgcaaCCTAACACCAAGTACCTTCTCTAATTTACTTTTGAAAGGTGATATAATAAAGTGATCTGGCGATTGTTTGTGCAGTTCATGAGATGTGGAGGGCGATGCTTCCACTAGTTTATTACTCATTTTCTTAAAGTCAGCTGAAGTGTGGCTTGAGCTTACACATGCAGGGGTATGCTTGATGTCGAGGTTCGGGGTTTGATCAATATAGTTTTTCATATGAGCTGTTTCCATTTGGTTCACTTTGTCAATGTGGCTTGGTTTGCACAAAAGCTTATCTATACTCTGTAGCACTCTTAAGGTTCTTAGTTCAAGATCAGGATGAAGAGGTTTCTGATCACTCCCAACTGTGGGGTGAGTTTGGAGTTTTTGCTCACAAGGCATCTCATCATCGACAGGCTTTGAGCTGTTAAGGCATTCATGAGTTTTGTAGCTTTCATTGCTACTGAAAGCAGAAGTACTCCTGCAAGGGCCTGAACATGGTACCCAGTCGTACGGCCTCTCATCCAAAGTTGGTGTAGGACATCTGTTATCACACTCACTTCCTGATCCCATTTCATGGTTTGTTTCACTTGTACCAAGAAGTAAAACTTTGTCAGCAGAGAGTGTACGCGTTTCAGCTGTACTGCTTATTTCTCTGATCATGTCAAAGTATGAAGCGTTATTGATGATTGGCATTTCCTTCTGGCTTTGAACGGCTTCTTCAACCTTGCTTTGTTGCTGTGGGATATTTGGTTGCAGCATATCCTCTCCAGAGATGTCTAGTCCTATAAATGGAATTAAAATCCCACTAGAACCCATTTCCAAACGCTCATTTGTTCTCTCCATTGCCAGATCTGTTTCTTTCGTCAGTGTCTCAAAGGCTTCACATTTTTTCACAGCCTCGTCCTGAGGTGAATGTGGGTTGGAATGAAATGCTTCTTCTTGGGCTGTGCTAccatcctctttcttttccacagcTGATGTTGTATGATCACTATTCCGTCCTTCTTCCAAACTGTCCTTGGTCTTTGGGATTGACTCTGCTTGACAAGACTCAAGGGATGTGGGCAATTCTACCGTCTGATGTTGCACCTTGTCTGCCAAACAAATATCATTTTCTGACATATCCTCACTTGTAGTTTGATTGTCATCTTGCTCCATTTCAGAGACAATGACAGGAACCTTTCCTAGAAGTACCTTTTCACCTGCCAACGCATGTCCATTTGTAGGAAGCTCTCTCAACTGGAAATCCCTGCAGGCAGCATCTTCATGGTTTGCTTGAGATGGCGCTTGGCAACAACAGTCTGGAATGCAATCTTTCTTTACTGAACCAGGACTTTCACACATGATAGACAAAGGTTGTTCACTTAGATCTCCTTCAACTACAGCAGCTGAAACGCAACAGTCTGTTTCATCAAGTACATTGCCTTCTCCAATGCCATCTTGACCTGTAGTAATTTCCCCTGCCTGTTCTGTACCAcaatcaacatcatcatcattttcactgtAGCTCGAAGAAACAGATTTAGGTTCCTCTGTGGATATCTGCTTCTCTTGATCAATCACTTCTAGGAAagcttctatttttcttttttggcttgAGTTTTCTTTTACTTCCCAATTTACTTTTGATTTAATGTAATCACGCTCAGCCACTTTATCTGCTTCTTTGTCGGACTCTCCGTTTTTGTCTCTCATAGATTCGCATGaatttttctcatgtttttgaGCCAAACTTGTCTTCAGATTTTCAAGGTCGTCATTCTTAGATGTGTTGTCTTCACTGCATCCATGTGACACATGGCCAGTTCCTGAGGCAGTTGCAACATTTCCTCTCTCAAGTAAtgccttttctgtttcttcttgtaGAGGACTGAATAATCCATCATCTTTGAAAGATGCTTTATCAAAGCCAGCATTTTGGGAAGGAGTAGAAGATTTGTCCTCTTCATAGCTATCGCCAACCTTGCTCATGTCATTGATCTTCTCTGTAGAATGTACCATTGTTTTGTGACactggaagaagaaagaaatggcACAATATAAAAATTACATATTAAAAACACTTGTTCATTCAGTGAAAGCTAtggatgctttttcttttggcttATTTTGAACTATTATTTGCTGTAAACTTGAAGGTTATTTATGCAATGGATGCATCAGCAACTCCAACAATGCCTATTGCAAACAACAAAAGCTGTGATTAAATCCCTCCACGCAGGGTTAGACAGGTAACTAAAATTTTATGCAGAGCAGTAATGGAGATAACAGAAAACAAGGTTTGTGGAAAACAACATCTAAATATCAGCCATTTTCTTGCAAATGGCAGATATATTCCAAACCACTGGTAGAATGATAGGAGTCCATAACAGTGGCTAAGACTAACTAACTGGTGGGCGCTGTATAATTCAGCCTGAACAAGTTGGAGCCTGATACATGGTTAGTTTGGCAACTTGTTCAAAAGTTGCATGCCCAGTCTTGTGGAACACTAACCACTGGCAATCTGTATGTGGAATATCACTCCTGTTGGAGAAAAGAGACTTAAGCAGAAGCACAGGGCCCTGATAGTACGCTTCCATTCTTCAGTGGCTGCGCTTAACGAAGATGAAGGTATGCCCTGTTGGAGTCTATGTGGCAAAAAGCATTTTGGGGTCTATAAATGGGCAAAATGGGATAGTGTCATGTACTCCACTTTAGAAACAAACCTGAAGTGTGGCTACCGCGGATGACTCCATTGTGTTCACTGTTTCACTTGCTTCTGTCAGTTCACTGGATCCAGAAGTCCCTCTTTTACTGACTTGAGGTTCTGCAGCAACAGTCTCTGAATTGCCGTTTTTCAGAGACAAGTCCAAAACAGCTGATTCTTGGTCTAAGGAAGAGTTATCTTTCTTACTGAGGTCCAAAGCTTTTGAAGGTGAAGGGTCTTGTTTGTCTGCTACAGTTGAGGAAGCACCAAATGAATTTGCCTTAAGCTCAAGGACGACTGGTGCCGCTGGGACCATTTTAGTGGACATTTCCACAGAATCGCTCCCTTCTGAAGAGTCACCATTTGAGTCCATCTGAAAGAACCTGGCTGTTGATCGGCTGTAAAATAGTCCTATCCATATGTGGACAATGAGCTGTACCTCTTCAGCTGTGTCTTGAATGGAGTAATCCCATGGGCTGTTAAAGATAGAGAAAAAAGGCTGTTTTAGTCAAGTCACATTTCATGTGATCAATACGGAAAGTTGACTTTACTGTATATGGTATATTGTCatgcagagaagaaaacattttcaacatagGAAAAGAAAGATTCTTTATTGTCAATGCTGAGATACTTttcataaattaaaataaaaatacataccCATGCAAGGCTCGTACGACAGTTCTGTCCCTGAAGTCATTTGAAAACCTGCTGTCTCGATTAAAGTCGTAGTTTTCGTTCCATTCCCTTGTGAC contains:
- the tasor2 gene encoding uncharacterized protein tasor2 isoform X2, which gives rise to MESGNGGASSKGVLVPVSDTSDEFRNGILAPLQSAYLYEESHLSFKYKSAVLVKNPALEKKYNTFRAKKRAAGYSEEDLEETYGFLLFDDVSEAHALGDTGVHTRNGTCTTLGDPCKGVYISMYSDCLDLNRWYHGKSGYIAIIRLTKGKVKKVLENYTQNFTAPTVGFDCHVSEQLPSVSAQTSSFLAFERTQYYMYELIGDESDETAQSPSAACPFAIVSFSYTDTDATFVVQPETSEKKKQVCHYLPWKGKLQIGNQFYNVTLRSTGGALIPAKLPPVLKVDRAISMSNLIQLLPKGVFETFFCGEVSLDNLYCSVCELISSDVEETSALSLLLEQIKEKDLALPVRLNDRGLLILLHSSHVFTYDDTGSNETEVLQGMFVFPDSRAIQRGTKSGQRKATASSDILWILPVLTYAESEAEKTLFDASEELCEVLAQHIQNYATLINPGLPLSPSREVNMFPDQYDVLDTHNHLYSTPDWTKRAWENLRSYMSKPDSFQLPVSRASEILAAGQEERREDLDDDVYICLSSPEEAPASPIDMGSEDRLSEQTCPVNSETPAHSCLTNAGALVDSTNEPQTVALDDMQAGDTTKDKEKTEMSIEVKTDDAVRQNLLIHPTSDDLSAELIVSITSAEQTLTDESISVISTVSATKQNEFQLSGFSAAKLQTAEDHCLHDGTVQINNKGNDETNAKKRKGGKLCRRPPKGFKKAPKASGGNVSLPTVKIPGEVDISMSQKDEAKELSGNSKLNAGPLIVDWRKLPRRRRKFGKLSTKSKKVRAAAVRVAQEKNSAHDQQSSEVNVSVELEICPLRKKTERWDIKPVVSECGRILVPFGSVDVADRITCMKDKPEFAKDEQHTEKLLVEGVNAHATVDMEQDYGSAPEAALDERVATTSKDGANPLQNVVTGHNKTEDRLLKQSDCLFPLEPESNERSLDIDSMDTFCPEPVREKLADPPSQRTCASKGDFLLNKLKSVLLRGKRKNNFLVSGGMTTDAAQNIEPCMKKGKGETDAETLKSNDAVSSLTVISESVDPVFAYALGLTPRVKPIQVQESQDSQVWEVQTETKEQTLQVKHPEIIQRPPSIFQRRSRIKKIRRHQGIPTEYIKKKCTPFQVSPLSGSTRLLQAYQQLYGDGIQTLHPTVCHEDKLELNRRTPEHLKKHMPGRRKFRHSRTFVKKGASIQVTREWNENYDFNRDSRFSNDFRDRTVVRALHGPWDYSIQDTAEEVQLIVHIWIGLFYSRSTARFFQMDSNGDSSEGSDSVEMSTKMVPAAPVVLELKANSFGASSTVADKQDPSPSKALDLSKKDNSSLDQESAVLDLSLKNGNSETVAAEPQVSKRGTSGSSELTEASETVNTMESSAVATLQCHKTMVHSTEKINDMSKVGDSYEEDKSSTPSQNAGFDKASFKDDGLFSPLQEETEKALLERGNVATASGTGHVSHGCSEDNTSKNDDLENLKTSLAQKHEKNSCESMRDKNGESDKEADKVAERDYIKSKVNWEVKENSSQKRKIEAFLEVIDQEKQISTEEPKSVSSSYSENDDDVDCGTEQAGEITTGQDGIGEGNVLDETDCCVSAAVVEGDLSEQPLSIMCESPGSVKKDCIPDCCCQAPSQANHEDAACRDFQLRELPTNGHALAGEKVLLGKVPVIVSEMEQDDNQTTSEDMSENDICLADKVQHQTVELPTSLESCQAESIPKTKDSLEEGRNSDHTTSAVEKKEDGSTAQEEAFHSNPHSPQDEAVKKCEAFETLTKETDLAMERTNERLEMGSSGILIPFIGLDISGEDMLQPNIPQQQSKVEEAVQSQKEMPIINNASYFDMIREISSTAETRTLSADKVLLLGTSETNHEMGSGSECDNRCPTPTLDERPYDWVPCSGPCRSTSAFSSNESYKTHECLNSSKPVDDEMPCEQKLQTHPTVGSDQKPLHPDLELRTLRVLQSIDKLLCKPSHIDKVNQMETAHMKNYIDQTPNLDIKHTPACVSSSHTSADFKKMSNKLVEASPSTSHELHKQSPDHFIISPFKSKLEKVLGVRLQLKKTDSPLLPHNFERGDQKKETSVGQDYCHSYTSVPSEGLHTFTSNINQGRHKTAQQSNLNLELRSHSQRPVMAVKPSKSDECQVHCNSKDGKIQYSAKSDQTETSVAVTATPTTTANKTEHFSSGLIDDRQESRESCLSNVVETKSNSERAKLAFLDPANQDQIKDTKISPSSLSTESFESVKSDGHQGSLSCSLLEKVEITTEENREVDPTACSEASSSFVEHKDSAVIGDLGPQSSLVCTIFNTNRKRSHFFLDQVSQQCLQDDITQVSLEKETLIFSEQMKQLLKRNKREDVYHKDSQDKSSLSCTSPVTVCFSSLEEQEDSGEFLDTPLLDGQKFKVDVSDRKSMADSTEERTLHLQKSSPAQGRTLKEHAGVSDVTAECVRLYEEKMNDICAVQKVQSRPTNFTMDTSYTKPEPSSHFDFCYKMKREMDESFRSCLNSVVKKSCKTKNKFYILVTSDDELFEETKAHLEAEGHTAVQPSEFFLSEDSSASLLIILRNEDIAEHICEVPHLLELKKSPGVQFAGIDEPDDVVNLTYQELFVQGGFVMLDMAVLETLSICDMRKFAEVLRELRRTGKWKWMLHYRNSRRLKEKSRVSEEVKEKKQVLNSCQETGILEVLPYHECDLMSRDQPDYLTCLIRLQVQNISARYPIFITDTTANGTFGRNGILTMTMDSFLTNSINERFCLT